The window GAAGGCCCACTGTTGTACCCAATGAGGTACGCTCCATATGCCGCTTCAAAATCAATGGGGTAAATGGGATCTCCCTCGATACGGTACAGATAAAAATTATCATGCTGCTCCATATATGTAAGTGTACTATTCAAATGGCGCTGATACTGATCCCTCCTATAATACAGCGTCCTTCCGAAAAGAACTTCAGAACGTGCCAGGGGGCGTTTTCTCTTTCCAGTATCGAAATAATAGTATTCCATGGTGCCCTGCCTTACATAAGTCTCAAGCCAGTCCTGGTACCTTCGGTGTACGGCCAGCAGAAGTTCTATTTCCCTCTCCTCCCCGCCTGCGTCACAAATCATCTCCTCCAGCACTTCTGCGGGCATTGTCCCCAGTGGGAGGGACATACTGTGGGAAATAAACTCCCGGGAGCATCCTGCAAACATATCTGTCTCTACAAAGTTTAAAAGTGCCTCGTATTGAAAATCCATGGCAGCAAATTCAGTTCCCACTCTGGCACAAGTCCTGTCAGGCGGGTGGACTTTATCCAGCAAGGTGTGGAGAAGCGGTATACTTCCGGAAAGCAGCAGTTCCATGTCATCTACAACCTGGGTTGTATTTTTTATGTCTGTTATCATGGATACATACCGGTGTGAGGATGCTTTTACCGACCATCCCACCACAGCCCCTACTTCTGGGACAGCGAATAGGATGTTATTAAACTGACGGCGGTTATTTTCCCTGTTTGCCAATCCGTATAATCCATATAGTTCAGTCCCCGGTATAGATTGGAACCAAGACCATAGCTTGACATAATCGTCCATCTTCTTTGAATCGTTGGATACATGGAAAATCAGCCGTGCCTTCATCCCCACATTTCCCGCCTGCCTTAAAAGGCTGCAGAAGCAGGAAAAGAAATTTTCATCCCTGACCAGCCATTCCAGGTTATCATTTCCAAAGAAGTATAGGGTAAACCCGCTCTTAGCCTGGAGCGCAAGATTTAATAAATTTTTTACACAATAGCGGTATCCGTCCGCCCCGTTATACAAGTTCATTGGCTCTGGCCTGATAACATCCTCCGCCGTGCCTCCTCCCCAATCCAGTTTCATCGGCTCTTCTGCCTCTTTATCCGGAGACAGCCACTTTGCCAGGATATATTTCATCATTTTCCCATCATTCTGAAAGTATGAATTACTGTAGTTCAGCTGCAGAAGCTGGCATAGCAGAAGCCTGTCGTTTGTGTCACTGCACAGACTGTAAACCGCCTCGGAAATTTGTTCCACCGTCTTTTTTCCAGGTTCCCTCTTGCCTGTTCTCCACCGTGACACCAAAGAACGGTCAATATACAGACAGTTGGCTATCTCCGTATTTTTTAGTCCTGTCACAGACATTAGATAATTAAATCGTGAATGAAACATCAATAGAACCACCTCTCTTTTTCTCATGAAGTACATCCAAAGGGCGCCCCTTAGATATAATTTGGATTTTCCTGACATCAAGATGACAAACCGGTGACAGGAATGTTGAATGCCAGTAAAATATTGTTTTCTTTTCTAAAAAAAGATATTGTAAAAACGAACCAAAAACTTACAAAACCAAAAACAAAACATCATTAGGAAGGAGTCACCAAAATGCTTAAAATGTTATGGACAGCAGATTACAGTCCTGTCTGGGAATCACGCTTTAAGGAAGTCGTGGATGTAAAGCGCGCCGGCTTCAACCTGGATGGGCAAACTAACGGTTATCTGTCTGAAGATGAACTTATCGAGCAGCTTGAAGGGTGTGATATCTTTTTCGTAGCATATGACAAAGTTACCCGGAAAGTCCTCAAAAACAGTCCGGACTTAAAGCTCATCCTTTCCGTCCGCGATGGCCCGGAGGAGAATATTGACCTTGCTGCCTGCAAAGAATATGGAGTACCGGTCTTAAATAGCGCAGGGCGCTGTACTGTCTCCGTCGCCGAATTTACTTTTAACCTGATTATGAATATGGCACGCCCTGTCATCGAACTGACCGGACGGATGCGCAATGAAGGCTGGAACAACGAAAACCGGCAGGCACTGCGTGATATTGCCGTGGCGCGCTCCACCGAACTATACGGCAAAACCCTTGGTATTGTGGGCATGGGACGAAACGGGCGCCGACTCGCGCAATATGCGCAGGCATTCGACATGCAGGTCATCGGATACGATCCGTTCCTCCCCAAAGATGCATTGGCAGACCAGGGAATCAGCCTGGTGGAACTCGATGAACTGGTATCCTCTAGCGACTATATCAGCGTCCTGGCCAGGGTCACTCCTGAGAACCACAACCTCATTGACTATGAGCAATTTGCTCTTATGAAGCCTAACGCTGGATTGATTAATACGGCCCGCGCCGCCCTTGTCAACACTAAGGCCTTAAAAGAGGCCCTGACGACAGGAAAAATCCGTATGGCAGCGGT of the Luxibacter massiliensis genome contains:
- a CDS encoding helix-turn-helix domain-containing protein, which translates into the protein MRKREVVLLMFHSRFNYLMSVTGLKNTEIANCLYIDRSLVSRWRTGKREPGKKTVEQISEAVYSLCSDTNDRLLLCQLLQLNYSNSYFQNDGKMMKYILAKWLSPDKEAEEPMKLDWGGGTAEDVIRPEPMNLYNGADGYRYCVKNLLNLALQAKSGFTLYFFGNDNLEWLVRDENFFSCFCSLLRQAGNVGMKARLIFHVSNDSKKMDDYVKLWSWFQSIPGTELYGLYGLANRENNRRQFNNILFAVPEVGAVVGWSVKASSHRYVSMITDIKNTTQVVDDMELLLSGSIPLLHTLLDKVHPPDRTCARVGTEFAAMDFQYEALLNFVETDMFAGCSREFISHSMSLPLGTMPAEVLEEMICDAGGEEREIELLLAVHRRYQDWLETYVRQGTMEYYYFDTGKRKRPLARSEVLFGRTLYYRRDQYQRHLNSTLTYMEQHDNFYLYRIEGDPIYPIDFEAAYGAYLIGYNSGPSCYAAVCTNQLFANCVFTSINDSAKLLPENSTN
- a CDS encoding NAD(P)-dependent oxidoreductase, encoding MLKMLWTADYSPVWESRFKEVVDVKRAGFNLDGQTNGYLSEDELIEQLEGCDIFFVAYDKVTRKVLKNSPDLKLILSVRDGPEENIDLAACKEYGVPVLNSAGRCTVSVAEFTFNLIMNMARPVIELTGRMRNEGWNNENRQALRDIAVARSTELYGKTLGIVGMGRNGRRLAQYAQAFDMQVIGYDPFLPKDALADQGISLVELDELVSSSDYISVLARVTPENHNLIDYEQFALMKPNAGLINTARAALVNTKALKEALTTGKIRMAAVDVFDSESLPLEDSYYQIPPEKLILTNHTAGFSRERETHQYTIGMQNLTNFLKGFGITNNCTRGIEDTDAFQKRGAKIYGISK